In Ammospiza caudacuta isolate bAmmCau1 chromosome 2, bAmmCau1.pri, whole genome shotgun sequence, a genomic segment contains:
- the LOC131572166 gene encoding interleukin-1 receptor type 2-like, with product MAERLQKHRFQNIFLPPSSSDFLWKKMHGLFFVLVMCTVGASAFRLQQVKNTENCPDHTVFFKHYYELHGEPVVLKCPSPRYKHLDFSALTPNITWYKNGSNTMISERDEDSRIWAKGNALWFLPVRLEDSGVYICTRRNNSYCAEVSIHLTVVEKTAAWEIAYPQVLFTFTAGKIVCPDLWDFTPNRISLELKWYKDAQLLEEDNERFIILNGSASLIMTSVLPTDAGYYTCKMSFPFEGVEYEITRTIQLETVEQEKRITPIIVYPSQKTTSAALGSKMTLPCKVFVGLSSHFQTDVEWLANDSSVDVVYKQSRVTEGERQEIVENGENFIEVPLIFDSVEEVDFYTDFTCLAQNRYGYQELPTRVKQEAAGLSWYIAMIPVALACLIMGGICMHKCRKSRADKRYTIPKV from the exons ATGGCTGAAAGACTACAGAAACACAG atttcaaaacattttccttccaCCCTCTTCTTCTGACTTcttgtggaaaaaaatgcatgggCTCTTCTTTGTCCTGGTGATGTGCACAGTAGGTGCATCTGCTTTCAGACTCCAGCAAGTCAAGAACACAG AAAACTGCCCAGATCACACCGTGTTTTTCAAACACTACTATGAACTGCATGGAGAACCTGTGGTTCTGAAATGCCCTTCCCCCAGATACAAACATTTGGATTTCTCTGCCTTGACCCCTAATATCACATGGTATAAAAATGGTTCGAACACCATGATATCAGAAAGAGATGAAGATTCAAGAATCTGGGCAAAAGGAAATGCACTCTGGTTTTTACCAGTGAGGCTAGAAGACTCAGGAGTATATATCTGCACAAGAAG GAACAACTCCTACTGCGCTGAGGTCTCCATCCACCTCACAGTTGTGGAGAAAACAGCTGCTTGGGAGATTGCCTATCCCCAGGTCCTCTTCACTTTCACCGCTGGAAAGATTGTTTGTCCTGACCTGTGGGATTTTACACCAAATAGGATAAGCCTGGAGCTCAAGTGGTACAAG GATGCTCAGCTTTTGGAAGAGGACAATGAAAGATTCATCATTCTGAATGGTTCAGCATCTCTGATCATGACATCTGTGCTACCAACAGACGCAGGGTATTACACCTGCAAGATGTCATTTCCATTTGAAGGTGTGGAGTATGAAATCACCAGGACAATTCAACTGGAGACTGTTG AACAAGAGAAGAGAATTACCCCGATAATTGTGTATCCATCCCAAAAGACAACATCAGCTGCTCTTG gcTCCAAGATGACTCTCCCATGCAAAGTGTTTGTTGGGCTGAGCAGCCATTTCCAAACTGATGTGGAATGGCTGGCAAATGACAGCAGCGTTGACGTGGTTTATAAACAAAGCAGAGTTACAGAGGGGGAGCGACA AGAAATTGTAGAAAATGGTGAAAACTTCATTGAAGTACCACTGATTTTTGATTCTGTTGAAGAAGTGGACTTTTACACAGACTTTACCTGTCTGGCCCAGAACAGATATGGATACCAAGAACTGCCAACAAGGGTCAAGCAGGAAG ctgctggtCTGTCCTGGTACATTGCAATGATTCCTGTTGCTCTGGCCTGTTTGATCATGGGAGGAATATGCATGCACAAGTGCCGGAAGAGTAGAGCTGATAAAAGATATACAATACCGAAGGTTTAA